One window of Gavia stellata isolate bGavSte3 chromosome Z, bGavSte3.hap2, whole genome shotgun sequence genomic DNA carries:
- the SMAD2 gene encoding mothers against decapentaplegic homolog 2 isoform X2, translated as MSSILPFTPPVVKRLLGWKKSAGGSGGAGGGEQNGQEEKWCEKAVKSLVKKLKKTGQLDELEKAITTQNCNTKCVTIPRSLDGRLQVSHRKGLPHVIYCRLWRWPDLHSHHELKAIENCEYAFNLKKDEVCVNPYHYQRVETPVLPPVLVPRHTEILTELPPLDDYTHSIPENTNFPAGIEPQSNYIPETPPPGYISEDGETSDQQLNQSMDTGSPAELSPSTLSPVNHSLDLQPVTYSEPAFWCSIAYYELNQRVGETFHASQPSLTVDGFTDPSNSERFCLGLLSNVNRNATVEMTRRHIGRGVRLYYIGGEVFAECLSDSAIFVQSPNCNQRYGWHPATVCKIPPGCNLKIFNNQEFAALLAQSVNQGFEAVYQLTRMCTIRMSFVKGWGAEYRRQTVTSTPCWIELHLNGPLQWLDKVLTQMGSPSVRCSSMS; from the exons ATGTCATCCATATTGCCATTCACTCCACCAGTTGTGAAGAGACTTCTGGGGTGGAAAAAATCTGCTGGTGGCTCTGGAGGGGCTGGTGGTGGTGAGCAGAATGGTCAGGAGGAAAAGTGGTgtgaaaaagcagtgaaaagcTTGGTCAAGAAGCTAAAGAAGACAGGACAGCTGGATGAGCTTGAGAAGGCAATTACCACTCAGAATTGCAATACAAAATGTGTGACGATACCAAG ATCTCTCGATGGCCGTCTCCAGGTATCTCATCGTAAAGGATTACCGCATGTTATTTACTGTCGTTTGTGGCGCTGGCCAGATCTTCATAGTCACCACGAACTTAAAGCAATTGAAAACTGTGAATATGCTTTTAATCTTAAAAAGGATGAAGTATGTGTAAACCCTTACCACTACCAGAGAGTGGAGACACCAG tctTGCCTCCTGTACTAGTGCCACGGCACACTGAGATTCTAACGGAGCTTCCACCTCTCGATGACTATACCCATTCCATTCCTGAAAACACTAACTTTCCAGCTGGAATTGAACCACAGAGCAATTACATACCAG aaacaCCACCTCCGGGATATATCAGTGAAGATGGAGAAACAAGTGACCAGCAGTTGAACCAAAGCATGGATACAG GATCTCCAGCAGAGCTGTCTCCTAGTACTCTCTCCCCAGTTAATCATAGCTTGG acttgcAACCAGTTACTTACTCGGAGCCTGCGTTTTGGTGTTCAATAGCATATTATGAATTGAATCAAAGAGTGGGAGAAACCTTCCATGCGTCACAGCCTTCCCTGACTGTAGATGGCTTTACAGATCCATCAAATTCAGAACGATTTTGTCTAGGTCTGCTTTCCAATGTAAACAGAAATGCTACAGTGGAAATGACAAGGCGACACATAG GAAGGGGAGTACGTCTCTATTACATTGGTGGAGAAGTTTTTGCTGAGTGCCTAAGCGATAGCGCGATTTTTGTTCAGAGCCCCAACTGTAATCAAAGATACGGCTGGCATCCTGCAACTGTGTGCAAAATTCCACCAG gATGCAATCTAAAAATCTTTAATAACCAAGAATTTGCTGCTCTTCTGGCTCAATCTGTGAATCAGGGTTTTGAAGCAGTTTATCAGCTTACTAGAATGTGTACCATAAGAATGAGTTTTGTTAAAGGATGGGGAGCTGAAtatag GCGGCAAACAGTAACAAGCACTCCTTGCTGGATTGAACTTCATCTGAATGGACCTCTACAATGGTTGGACAAAGTATTGACTCAGATGGGCTCCCCTTCAGTACGCTGCTCCAGCATGTCGTAA
- the SMAD2 gene encoding mothers against decapentaplegic homolog 2 isoform X1 translates to MSSILPFTPPVVKRLLGWKKSAGGSGGAGGGEQNGQEEKWCEKAVKSLVKKLKKTGQLDELEKAITTQNCNTKCVTIPSTCSEIWGLSTPNTIDQWDTTGLYSFSEQTRSLDGRLQVSHRKGLPHVIYCRLWRWPDLHSHHELKAIENCEYAFNLKKDEVCVNPYHYQRVETPVLPPVLVPRHTEILTELPPLDDYTHSIPENTNFPAGIEPQSNYIPETPPPGYISEDGETSDQQLNQSMDTGSPAELSPSTLSPVNHSLDLQPVTYSEPAFWCSIAYYELNQRVGETFHASQPSLTVDGFTDPSNSERFCLGLLSNVNRNATVEMTRRHIGRGVRLYYIGGEVFAECLSDSAIFVQSPNCNQRYGWHPATVCKIPPGCNLKIFNNQEFAALLAQSVNQGFEAVYQLTRMCTIRMSFVKGWGAEYRRQTVTSTPCWIELHLNGPLQWLDKVLTQMGSPSVRCSSMS, encoded by the exons ATGTCATCCATATTGCCATTCACTCCACCAGTTGTGAAGAGACTTCTGGGGTGGAAAAAATCTGCTGGTGGCTCTGGAGGGGCTGGTGGTGGTGAGCAGAATGGTCAGGAGGAAAAGTGGTgtgaaaaagcagtgaaaagcTTGGTCAAGAAGCTAAAGAAGACAGGACAGCTGGATGAGCTTGAGAAGGCAATTACCACTCAGAATTGCAATACAAAATGTGTGACGATACCAAG CacttgctctgaaatttggGGACTGAGTACACCAAACACGATAGATCAGTGGGATACAACAGGCCTTTACAGCTTCTCTGAACAAACCAG ATCTCTCGATGGCCGTCTCCAGGTATCTCATCGTAAAGGATTACCGCATGTTATTTACTGTCGTTTGTGGCGCTGGCCAGATCTTCATAGTCACCACGAACTTAAAGCAATTGAAAACTGTGAATATGCTTTTAATCTTAAAAAGGATGAAGTATGTGTAAACCCTTACCACTACCAGAGAGTGGAGACACCAG tctTGCCTCCTGTACTAGTGCCACGGCACACTGAGATTCTAACGGAGCTTCCACCTCTCGATGACTATACCCATTCCATTCCTGAAAACACTAACTTTCCAGCTGGAATTGAACCACAGAGCAATTACATACCAG aaacaCCACCTCCGGGATATATCAGTGAAGATGGAGAAACAAGTGACCAGCAGTTGAACCAAAGCATGGATACAG GATCTCCAGCAGAGCTGTCTCCTAGTACTCTCTCCCCAGTTAATCATAGCTTGG acttgcAACCAGTTACTTACTCGGAGCCTGCGTTTTGGTGTTCAATAGCATATTATGAATTGAATCAAAGAGTGGGAGAAACCTTCCATGCGTCACAGCCTTCCCTGACTGTAGATGGCTTTACAGATCCATCAAATTCAGAACGATTTTGTCTAGGTCTGCTTTCCAATGTAAACAGAAATGCTACAGTGGAAATGACAAGGCGACACATAG GAAGGGGAGTACGTCTCTATTACATTGGTGGAGAAGTTTTTGCTGAGTGCCTAAGCGATAGCGCGATTTTTGTTCAGAGCCCCAACTGTAATCAAAGATACGGCTGGCATCCTGCAACTGTGTGCAAAATTCCACCAG gATGCAATCTAAAAATCTTTAATAACCAAGAATTTGCTGCTCTTCTGGCTCAATCTGTGAATCAGGGTTTTGAAGCAGTTTATCAGCTTACTAGAATGTGTACCATAAGAATGAGTTTTGTTAAAGGATGGGGAGCTGAAtatag GCGGCAAACAGTAACAAGCACTCCTTGCTGGATTGAACTTCATCTGAATGGACCTCTACAATGGTTGGACAAAGTATTGACTCAGATGGGCTCCCCTTCAGTACGCTGCTCCAGCATGTCGTAA